The sequence CAGGATTCCGAGCGAGTAGACGATCGCGGGGCCCTCCTCCCGCGGTACGTGATAGACGATCTTCACTCGATCCTCCATCGCGGCATCGGTGCGGTAGACGAAGCCAGCGTCGACGTTGCCACTCGCCACCGCGGCGAGTGCACCCCGAACGTCGAGAGTGGGAACGATTTTGCTCCTCAAGCGGGGCCCCAGGCCCTGGCTTTCGAGGTAGTGTCGAGCGTAGACCCCCGCGGGGACGGCCTCGGGATCCGCCATCGCGATGCGCCCGAGCGCCGCGAGGTCTCCCGGTCCATCCACGCTGTCCGGCGCATCCCGATGGCGCACGACGACGAGCTCGTTCGAGAGGACGTCTGCGCGAAACCCGATATCGATGAAGCCCTCAGCTGCGACGCGATCCAGCTGATACCGGTCTGCCGAGAAGAAGAGGTCCGCGGGTGCGCCGGCGAGAATCTGACGCGCCAGATCGCTCGACGATCCGAACTGAGAGACGACACGGGACGAAGGATGGGTCTTCTCGAACTGGGAGGCAACTTCTGCCAGGGCGTCGGTCAGGCTTGCCGCGGCGAAGATGCGAATCGGCTCTTGAACGCCAAGCGATCCAAGCAGCGAGATCCAGATCAGTATCATGGTGCGGACACGGTGAGCGCCACGTAGAAGACTCGGGCGCCGGTACCGCCCCCGGTCCGCTTCACGAAGCCTCCGGCGAAGAGCTCGCCGTACTGGACGTTCAGCTCCGCGAACGGCAAGAGGTCCCATCGAAGCTCGACATCGAGCTCCTGCCCGATGAACGTTCCACTGTCCCCTTCGGGATCCCGAAGCGCCGCACGGACGAAAGCGTCCTTCGCGCTCGCGAGCCAGTAGAGACGATGCATCAGCTCGAGCTCGAACCGGGAGCTCGGGCTGAGCGTCAGCGAGACCACCGGATTGATCGTGTTCTGCCACGACATGAGATCGGTGAAACCGTACATCGTGTGGGAAGCGCCGAAGAGCGGATCGAATCGTCCGCTCCGGGAGTCGTCGGGCTCCGCATCTCCGGACGCGTAGTTGAGCCAGGCGGAGATGCGCGGGGCCCATGCGCTCTCGAAACGACGCCCGAGCTCCCCGTGGAAGGCGAAGGCACGGTGTGCGTCCTCTCCCAGGCTTCCGAGCTGAAACGCGGCGTGAAGATCGTGGTCCCAGCGATCGCCAATCGGGCCGAAGAGGTGGACTCCCGTGGTATGAAAGGTGTTTCGTCGATCGGTGTTTGCATCATAGAAGAGGTAATAGGGCTCGAGCACCAATTGCGGACGGTGGATGCTTCCGATCGTTCCGAAGAGTCTCCGGTTCTCGTCGAGCTTGTCGAGGCTCTCGGCACGGAGCTGGGTCGGCCACAAAGCGAGCACTTCGAGAGCGATGGGCGATGGGGTTCGACCGATACGGACCCGAACCCCTTCGAAAGCGTTCGTCGTATTGCGGAATCGATTGCGGGCGATGAGCCTGCGATCCAAGGCATCGAAAGAGATACGCCCGGCCTCGACGGCCATGGGAACGTGAAGGACGGGATCGAGGTCGAATCGGATGCGAAGCTGCAGAAGGTCGAGCTCGTTCACCGTAAGCGGCGTTTCGGGAAAATCGGAACCGAGCTGGCGGGCGTCCTGGGCCTCCAGTGAGAACCGGAAGGACGACTGTTCGGGAGCGAAACCGAGAGAAACCCGCGCCCGGGTGAGGCCAAGCGTAAGCTCCGCTGGATCGGGCCGGTCGCGAAGCCGTCCCGAACGATCTTCCCAGCGGGATCGAAGCTCGAATCCGATGATCCAACCAGGCGATGCCGCGGAAACGTAGGCAGGGATATCCGCCTCGGGAGTCGCGGCGAGCGCGAACGATCGGAGAGGCTTATCATTCTTGGCGATCTGGGCCGTCGCTTCGTTGGGCGCGAGCCAACCGAAGAAGAGCAGGAGGGGGCTAGGCAACCGACCGCTCCTCCCCCATTCGTGCGACTTCGAGGCCTGGCAAATCCCGGGTGAGGCGTCTGAGCTCGGCACGCTTGAGCGCTTTTCGAAGGGCGGCGATGGGCTCGTCGCCGCGGAGCTCGTTTCGGTAGCAGAGCTCATAGTCCTCTTGCTGCACCAACACGAAATCGAGCCCGGCCTCCTCGGCCGCC comes from Vicinamibacteria bacterium and encodes:
- the modA gene encoding molybdate ABC transporter substrate-binding protein, yielding MILIWISLLGSLGVQEPIRIFAAASLTDALAEVASQFEKTHPSSRVVSQFGSSSDLARQILAGAPADLFFSADRYQLDRVAAEGFIDIGFRADVLSNELVVVRHRDAPDSVDGPGDLAALGRIAMADPEAVPAGVYARHYLESQGLGPRLRSKIVPTLDVRGALAAVASGNVDAGFVYRTDAAMEDRVKIVYHVPREEGPAIVYSLGIL
- a CDS encoding alginate export family protein, producing MPSPLLLFFGWLAPNEATAQIAKNDKPLRSFALAATPEADIPAYVSAASPGWIIGFELRSRWEDRSGRLRDRPDPAELTLGLTRARVSLGFAPEQSSFRFSLEAQDARQLGSDFPETPLTVNELDLLQLRIRFDLDPVLHVPMAVEAGRISFDALDRRLIARNRFRNTTNAFEGVRVRIGRTPSPIALEVLALWPTQLRAESLDKLDENRRLFGTIGSIHRPQLVLEPYYLFYDANTDRRNTFHTTGVHLFGPIGDRWDHDLHAAFQLGSLGEDAHRAFAFHGELGRRFESAWAPRISAWLNYASGDAEPDDSRSGRFDPLFGASHTMYGFTDLMSWQNTINPVVSLTLSPSSRFELELMHRLYWLASAKDAFVRAALRDPEGDSGTFIGQELDVELRWDLLPFAELNVQYGELFAGGFVKRTGGGTGARVFYVALTVSAP